In the genome of Drosophila subpulchrella strain 33 F10 #4 breed RU33 chromosome 2L, RU_Dsub_v1.1 Primary Assembly, whole genome shotgun sequence, one region contains:
- the LOC119547040 gene encoding accessory gland-specific peptide 26Ab, with protein sequence MNYIVLLCIFTYICLWQFTEAAPYMSIQSSSRTKSEKMVGGLMRTLYDVNIQDNVDDFTGQLVHRRQADFKSDFLNPEDLNELHRHLAIVYK encoded by the exons ATGAACTACATCGTGCTGCTCTGCATTTTCA CGTACATTTGCCTTTGGCAATTTACTGAAGCTGCTCCATATATGAGCATTCAGTCCAGTTCAAGAACCAAGTCCGAGAAAATGGTAGGTGGCCTAATGAGAACTCTTTATGACGTGAACATTCAGGACAATGTGGATGATTTCACTGGGCAACTGGTTCACAGGCGGCAGGCAGATTTCAAATCGGATTTTTTGAACCCGGAAGACTTAAACGAATTACATCGTCATTTAGCCATCGTCTATAAATAG